A region of Epinephelus fuscoguttatus linkage group LG1, E.fuscoguttatus.final_Chr_v1 DNA encodes the following proteins:
- the nol8 gene encoding nucleolar protein 8: MRRLYVGGLSHSVTQKDLKDRFGKFGDVEDVEVRTRRDDEGVPYKTFGYININISDTDLKKCLTVLNKSKWKGGTLQIETAKESFLHRLAEERQAAAEQRLQQPAAEDKRQKMLDSLSKAGVENFTMKAAVPGTEIPGHKDWVVSKFGRVLPVLQLRCQKGSKARTQKYDPSKYSHNIRKLDRSTVDESTPVTQLTWELQGGDDDISKKRRGEFPPYEPPKRKKSRTDSSQNAVDRNRFKQTDDSVSHNETHQFTNGYEPPTNHRLAQKRPLRFTDSDIDSDEEIRRMVTSQNSSHVALRQEEEEDILEVVGLDYLEKSGRVRQQQKGGPDDEEENGYDSADTDELFASRKPPPPQQERLTVPTEAHLSGNDTDRQKTKKKSKAGEEEDSSTEEHLLSRKPSSTQRRAESSQKQRKKMTVPTVVKPPVSQSDSDEDDDDEDEDEEELESSADYSSDSDYEAMFSNATRLEISFADLKRLAEESQQTSETTSPSIPGTSSEQETNLTSGPAERPAPKKGTMPDEILAAIMEEDSSEDEQNQKKKKRKAIVPALPAFQGTRALGEGSETHECQRKQKDEEEGRVVEVKKQKLEHSDTEKKTSESSEEEEEEREEQEKKGVVKSMTRKAETVSSSSSDDDEDEGDDDDEDVEDEDGEESESADYSSDSDYEAMFSNITRLEISFADLQRLAEESQQTSETTAPSIPGTSCKQETDLTSGPAEPPAQKQKLDSEAPQLKHRAADSKTSGQKHTDTEKKTSESSEEEEEEVEEEEEEEIEQGKKGVGKNITGKTKTVSSSSSDDDEDEEEEEEEDKMKANQTVLTVKASATASSSSSGSSASSSEEEEEEVKQAPPRVPLGAKEEEERQREANLRRLAAVQQRQKEAQEHKKLIQGALANLDAPTAGAGKHIVFGSDDDDDGDGEDKKHITSEVTVPKKTLFQDSQSEDEATGDEAAVSKSDTTKEKVRLKPSGPQLFSGSDDEEDADEEEDGSRFDIRPQFEGRSGQKLMELQSRFGTDERFRMDSRFLEEDEDKEEDSEKKKSVTEEEEALEEEKKKNLSILQSVLGSSQQTCSSKTPTKAKTFRDVSALHYDPSREEHTAFETKTDETKKESKAARRKKREEAQKLPEVSKEIFYDVSGDLKAVFGQTKEDDVAGEDEKKNWDQEEEDEEEEGGKDKQPTPLSSLPSADPSVEKVESSGFKFSFFGDDTETGSGETAEYKIESIQAPKVSWQQNLHFQDSSSDEEEEEKEEEEEQSNVVATTTEEETSSKRDLFFFYPEDVRLKEGPRLFCRPSQLEEQREQWEERRSELKQEYRKKHKDARRKLKSSLKS, translated from the exons ATGAGGCGGCTGTACGTCGGCGGGTTGAGCCACTCAGTCACCCAGAAAGATCTGAAGGATCGATTTGGAAAATTTGGAGATGTGGAAGACGTGGAGGTCCGGACCAGGAGGGACGATGAGG GTGTTCCTTACAAAACCTTCGGCTACATTAACATCAACATTTCAGACACTGACCTGAAGAAAT gTTTGACGGTGCTGAACAAATCCAAATGGAAAGGAGGAACTCTGCAGATTGAAACAGCCAAGGAGAGTTTCCTGCACAG ACTGGCTGAGGAGCGGCAGGCGGCAGCAGAGCAGCGCCTCCAGCAGCCTGCAGCTGAGGACAAGAGACAGAAGATGCTGGACTCTCTGAGCAAAGCCGGTGTGGAAAACTTTACCATGAAGGCTGCAGTGCCGGGGACTGAAATACCAGGACATAAG GACTGGGTGGTCAGTAAATTCGGACGAGTCCTCCCCGTCCTGCAGCTCAGGTGTCAGAAAGGCAGCAAAGCTCGAACCCAAAAGTACGACCCGTCCAAATACAGCCACAACATCCGCAAGCTGGACCGCTCCACCGTAGACGAGTCCACTCCTGTCACCCAACTCACCTGGGAGTTGCAGGGAGGGGATGATGACATCAGCAAGAAGAGGCGGGGAGAGTTTCCTCCATATGAGCCTCCAAAGCGTAAGAAGAGTCGGACAGACAGCTCTCAGAATGCTGTGGACAGAAACAG ATTTAAGCAGACTGACGACTCTGTCAGTCACAACGAGACTCATCAGTTCACCAACGGATATGAACCACCAACCAACCACAGACTGGCTCAGAAGAGGCCGCTGCGTTTTACTGACAGTGATATTGACTCAGACGAGGAAATCCGCAGAATGGTGACATCTCAGAACAGCTCCCATGTTGCACTGcggcaggaagaggaggaggatatcTTGGAAGTGGTCGGACTCGACTACTTAGAGAAGTCTGGGCGTGTTCGTCAGCAGCAGAAAG GAGGTCCAGATGACGAAGAAGAGAATGGCTACGACTCTGCAGACACCGATGAACTCTTTGCATCGAGaaaacctcctcctccacagcagGAGCGACTGACTGTGCCTACTGAAGCCCACCTCTCAGGAAacgacacagacagacaaaagacgaagaagaagagtaaagctggagaggaagaggacagtTCAACAGAAGAACACCTCCTCTCTAGGAAACCCTCCTCCACACAGCGGAGAGCAGAGAGTTCTCAGAAGCAACGCAAGAAGATGACAGTTCCCACCGTTGTAAAGCCGCCTGTCTCACAATCAGAcagtgatgaggatgatgatgatgaggacgaAGATGAGGAGGAGTTAGAATCATCAGCTGATTACAGTTCAGATTCTGATTATGAAGCCATGTTTTCTAACGCCACCCGTCTGGAGATTTCTTTTGCTGATCTAAAGAGGCTGGCTGAAGAGTCCCAGCAGACCTCTGAGACCACATCTCCCAGCATCCCCGGCACCTCCTCTGAACAAGAAACTAACCTCACATCTGGCCCTGCAGAACGACCGGCTCCCAAAAAAGGCACCATGCCGGACGAGATCCTTGCTGCCATCATGGAGGAGGACAGCAGCGAGGATGAGCAGAatcagaaaaagaagaaaagaaaagccatTGTGCCAGCGCTGCCGGCCTTCCAGGGGACGAGAGCGCTGGGCGAGGGATCAGAAACACACGAGtgtcagaggaaacagaaagatgaggaggagggaagagTAGTTGAGGTTAAAAAACAGAAGCTGGAACACtcagacacagagaagaagactTCTGAgagcagtgaggaggaagaggaagagagggaagaaCAGGAGAAAAAGGGGGTGGTGAAAAGCATGACCAGAAAAGCTGAGACAGTGTCCTCCTCtagcagtgatgatgatgaggacgagggtgatgatgatgatgaggatgtgGAGGACGAAGATGGGGAGGAGTCAGAATCAGCTGATTACAGTTCAGATTCTGATTATGAAGCCATGTTTTCTAACATCACCCGTCTGGAGATTTCTTTTGCTGATCTTCAGAGGCTAGCTGAAGAATCCCAGCAGACTTCTGAGACTACAGCTCCCAGCATCCCCGGCACCTCTTGTAAACAAGAAACTGACCTCACATCTGGCCCTGCAGAACCACCTGCTCAGAAACAGAAGCTGGACTCTGAAGCTCCTCAGCTGAAACACAGAGCAGCTGACAGTAAAACCAGCgggcagaaacacacagacacagagaagaagactTCTGAgagcagtgaggaggaagaggaagaagtggaggaggaagaagaggaagaaatagAGCAGGGGAAAAAGGGGGTGGGAAAGAACATAACCGGAAAAACTAAGACAGTGTCCTCCTCtagcagtgatgatgatgaggatgaagaggaggaggaggaggaggataagATGAAGGCTAATCAGACTGTTCTCACAGTAAAAGCTTCAGCAACCgcttcatcttcatcctccGGATCCTCCGCATCCTCCagcgaggaggaagaggaggaagtaaAGCAGGCTCCTCCCCGGGTGCCGTTAGGAGccaaggaggaagaggagcggCAGAGGGAGGCCAACCTGAGGAGGCTGGCTGCCGTCcagcagaggcagaaagagGCTCAAGAACATAAGAAGCTCATCCAGGGAGCTTTGGCCAACCTG GATGCTCCAACAGCAGGAGCAGGGAAACACATCGTCTTTGGCtctgacgatgatgatgatggtgatggtgaggaTAAGAAGCACATAACCTCAGAGGTCACTGTGCCAAAGAAGACGCTGTTCCaggacagccaatcagaggacgAGGCCACAGGTGATGAGGCAGCAGTCAGTAAGAGCGACACAACAAAGGAAAAG GTGCGTCTAAAGCCGTCGGGCCCTCAGCTGTTCAGTGGCAGCGACGATGAGGAGGAtgctgatgaagaggaggatggcAGCAGGTTTGACATCAGGCCTCAGTTTGAAGGTCGATCAGGACAGAAG CTGATGGAGCTGCAGTCTCGCTTCGGGACAGACGAGCGTTTCCGGATGGACTCTCGTTTcctggaggaggatgaagataAAGAGGAGGATTCAG agaaaaagaagagcgtgacggaggaagaggaggcactggaggaggagaagaagaagaacctgTCCATCCTGCAGAGCGTCCTCGGCAGCAGCCAACAAACCTGCAGCAGCAAGACACCCACCAAGGCCAAGACCTTCAG agatGTCTCAGCGCTGCATTATGACCCCAGCAGAGAGGAACACACTGCATTTGAAACCAAAACAGACGAAACCAAGAAGGAGAG CAAGGCGGCCaggaggaaaaagagggagGAGGCTCAGAAGCTTCCAGAGGTTTCTAAGGAGATTTTCTACGACGTATCTGGCGACCTGAAGGCTGTGTTTGGTCAGACGAAGGAGGATGACGTGGCTGGAGAAGATGAGAAGAAGAACTGGGAccaagaggaagaagatgaagaggaggaaggagggaaggacaAGCAGCCGACCCCGCTGTCATCTCTCCCCTCAGCAGATCCCAGCGTGGAGAAAGTGGAGTCGTCTGGATTTAAATTCTCCTTCTTTGGAGACgacacagaaacaggaagtggagagACAG CGGAGTACAAGATAGAGAGCATCCAGGCGCCAAAGGTGTCATGGCAACAAAACCTTCATTTCCAGGACAGTAGctcagatgaggaggaggaagagaaagaggaagaggaggagcaaaGCAACGTTGTCGCTACAACCACAGA AGAGGAGACTTCCTCAAAGAGAGATCTATTCTTCTTCTACCCTGAAGATGTCAGACTGAAAG AGGGTCCCAGGTTGTTCTGTCGCCCCTCTCAgctggaggagcagagggagcagtgggaggaaaggaggagcGAGCTCAAACAG GAGTACCGCAAAAAACACAAGGACGCCCGGAGGAAGCTGAAGTCCTCCCTGAAGAGCTGA